One window of the Rhinoraja longicauda isolate Sanriku21f chromosome 2, sRhiLon1.1, whole genome shotgun sequence genome contains the following:
- the fam133b gene encoding protein FAM133 isoform X1: MGKRDNRVAFVNPVALARARGPAPSSGPSIQDYLSRPRPTWEELKEQLEKKKKGSKALAVFEEKMNEKWKRELEKNREKILGNEGSSKRKEKKRKEKKKSRPSSSSSSSSSSSDSSCSSTDIVNEDEKKHVKKKRKRKHSTVRKPADDSQIEVDFDSKETAKKKKKIKEESEKERDKKKKKRDHTQRRSEEFGSAEENAQSKKKKNSEDKDKTAEKLKKKKHKKHGKKKKKSVGFRLRVCMK; the protein is encoded by the exons GCCTTTGTTAATCCAGTCGCTCTGGCAAGAGCTCGCGGTCCAGCTCCATCATCAGGCCCTTCCATTCAAGATTACTTAAGTCGACCAAGACCTACATG GGAAGAACTAAAAGAGCAATTGGAAAAGAAGAAGAAAGGTTCTAAAGCCCTTGCAGTGTTTGAAGAAAAAATGAATGAG AAATGGAAAAGAGAACTTGAGAAAAATAGGGAGAAAATCCTTGGAAATGAAGGTTCCTCCAAAAGGAAAGAG aaaaaaagaaaggaaaagaaGAAAAGTAGG CCGTCTTCATCATCATCTTCCTCATCATCAAGTTCTGATTCTTCCTGCAGCTCTACGGACATTGTCAATGAG GATGAAAAGAAGCATGTCAAAAAGAAACGGAAGAGAAAGCATAGCACTGTGCGAAAACCCGCCGATGACTCGCAAATAGAAGTTGATTTTGATAGCAAG GAAACcgcaaagaagaaaaagaagattAAGGAGGAATCTGAAAAAGAGCGA gataaaaaaaagaaaaaacgtGATCACACACAGCGAAGATCAGAGGAATTTGGTTCGGCTGAAGAGAAT GCACagtcaaaaaaaaagaaaaatagtgAAGATAAAGACAAAACTGCT GAGAAATTGAAGAAGAAAAAGCATAAGAAACatggaaaaaagaagaaaaaaagtgtTGGTTTCAGACTTAGAGTCTGCATGAAATGA
- the fam133b gene encoding protein FAM133 isoform X5, whose protein sequence is MGKRDNRVAFVNPVALARARGPAPSSGPSIQDYLSRPRPTWEELKEQLEKKKKGSKALAVFEEKMNEKWKRELEKNREKILGNEGSSKRKEKKRKEKKKSRPSSSSSSSSSSSDSSCSSTDIVNEDEKKHVKKKRKRKHSTVRKPADDSQIEVDFDSKETAKKKKKIKEESEKERDKKKKKRDHTQRRSEEFGSAEENV, encoded by the exons GCCTTTGTTAATCCAGTCGCTCTGGCAAGAGCTCGCGGTCCAGCTCCATCATCAGGCCCTTCCATTCAAGATTACTTAAGTCGACCAAGACCTACATG GGAAGAACTAAAAGAGCAATTGGAAAAGAAGAAGAAAGGTTCTAAAGCCCTTGCAGTGTTTGAAGAAAAAATGAATGAG AAATGGAAAAGAGAACTTGAGAAAAATAGGGAGAAAATCCTTGGAAATGAAGGTTCCTCCAAAAGGAAAGAG aaaaaaagaaaggaaaagaaGAAAAGTAGG CCGTCTTCATCATCATCTTCCTCATCATCAAGTTCTGATTCTTCCTGCAGCTCTACGGACATTGTCAATGAG GATGAAAAGAAGCATGTCAAAAAGAAACGGAAGAGAAAGCATAGCACTGTGCGAAAACCCGCCGATGACTCGCAAATAGAAGTTGATTTTGATAGCAAG GAAACcgcaaagaagaaaaagaagattAAGGAGGAATCTGAAAAAGAGCGA gataaaaaaaagaaaaaacgtGATCACACACAGCGAAGATCAGAGGAATTTGGTTCGGCTGAAGAGAAT gtataa
- the fam133b gene encoding protein FAM133 isoform X3, which yields MGKRDNRVAFVNPVALARARGPAPSSGPSIQDYLSRPRPTWEELKEQLEKKKKGSKALAVFEEKMNEKWKRELEKNREKILGNEGSSKRKEKKRKEKKKSRPSSSSSSSSSSSDSSCSSTDIVNEDEKKHVKKKRKRKHSTVRKPADDSQIEVDFDSKETAKKKKKIKEESEKERAQSKKKKNSEDKDKTAEKLKKKKHKKHGKKKKKSVGFRLRVCMK from the exons GCCTTTGTTAATCCAGTCGCTCTGGCAAGAGCTCGCGGTCCAGCTCCATCATCAGGCCCTTCCATTCAAGATTACTTAAGTCGACCAAGACCTACATG GGAAGAACTAAAAGAGCAATTGGAAAAGAAGAAGAAAGGTTCTAAAGCCCTTGCAGTGTTTGAAGAAAAAATGAATGAG AAATGGAAAAGAGAACTTGAGAAAAATAGGGAGAAAATCCTTGGAAATGAAGGTTCCTCCAAAAGGAAAGAG aaaaaaagaaaggaaaagaaGAAAAGTAGG CCGTCTTCATCATCATCTTCCTCATCATCAAGTTCTGATTCTTCCTGCAGCTCTACGGACATTGTCAATGAG GATGAAAAGAAGCATGTCAAAAAGAAACGGAAGAGAAAGCATAGCACTGTGCGAAAACCCGCCGATGACTCGCAAATAGAAGTTGATTTTGATAGCAAG GAAACcgcaaagaagaaaaagaagattAAGGAGGAATCTGAAAAAGAGCGA GCACagtcaaaaaaaaagaaaaatagtgAAGATAAAGACAAAACTGCT GAGAAATTGAAGAAGAAAAAGCATAAGAAACatggaaaaaagaagaaaaaaagtgtTGGTTTCAGACTTAGAGTCTGCATGAAATGA
- the fam133b gene encoding protein FAM133 isoform X2, producing MGKRDNRVAFVNPVALARARGPAPSSGPSIQDYLSRPRPTWEELKEQLEKKKKGSKALAVFEEKMNEKWKRELEKNREKILGNEGSSKRKEKKRKEKKKSRPSSSSSSSSSSSDSSCSSTDIVNEDEKKHVKKKRKRKHSTVRKPADDSQIEVDFDSKETAKKKKKIKEESEKERDKKKKKRDHTQRRSEEFGSAEENAQSKKKKNSEDKDKTAKLKKKKHKKHGKKKKKSVGFRLRVCMK from the exons GCCTTTGTTAATCCAGTCGCTCTGGCAAGAGCTCGCGGTCCAGCTCCATCATCAGGCCCTTCCATTCAAGATTACTTAAGTCGACCAAGACCTACATG GGAAGAACTAAAAGAGCAATTGGAAAAGAAGAAGAAAGGTTCTAAAGCCCTTGCAGTGTTTGAAGAAAAAATGAATGAG AAATGGAAAAGAGAACTTGAGAAAAATAGGGAGAAAATCCTTGGAAATGAAGGTTCCTCCAAAAGGAAAGAG aaaaaaagaaaggaaaagaaGAAAAGTAGG CCGTCTTCATCATCATCTTCCTCATCATCAAGTTCTGATTCTTCCTGCAGCTCTACGGACATTGTCAATGAG GATGAAAAGAAGCATGTCAAAAAGAAACGGAAGAGAAAGCATAGCACTGTGCGAAAACCCGCCGATGACTCGCAAATAGAAGTTGATTTTGATAGCAAG GAAACcgcaaagaagaaaaagaagattAAGGAGGAATCTGAAAAAGAGCGA gataaaaaaaagaaaaaacgtGATCACACACAGCGAAGATCAGAGGAATTTGGTTCGGCTGAAGAGAAT GCACagtcaaaaaaaaagaaaaatagtgAAGATAAAGACAAAACTGCT AAATTGAAGAAGAAAAAGCATAAGAAACatggaaaaaagaagaaaaaaagtgtTGGTTTCAGACTTAGAGTCTGCATGAAATGA
- the fam133b gene encoding protein FAM133 isoform X4 gives MGKRDNRVAFVNPVALARARGPAPSSGPSIQDYLSRPRPTWEELKEQLEKKKKGSKALAVFEEKMNEKWKRELEKNREKILGNEGSSKRKEKKRKEKKKSRPSSSSSSSSSSSDSSCSSTDIVNEDEKKHVKKKRKRKHSTVRKPADDSQIEVDFDSKETAKKKKKIKEESEKERAQSKKKKNSEDKDKTAKLKKKKHKKHGKKKKKSVGFRLRVCMK, from the exons GCCTTTGTTAATCCAGTCGCTCTGGCAAGAGCTCGCGGTCCAGCTCCATCATCAGGCCCTTCCATTCAAGATTACTTAAGTCGACCAAGACCTACATG GGAAGAACTAAAAGAGCAATTGGAAAAGAAGAAGAAAGGTTCTAAAGCCCTTGCAGTGTTTGAAGAAAAAATGAATGAG AAATGGAAAAGAGAACTTGAGAAAAATAGGGAGAAAATCCTTGGAAATGAAGGTTCCTCCAAAAGGAAAGAG aaaaaaagaaaggaaaagaaGAAAAGTAGG CCGTCTTCATCATCATCTTCCTCATCATCAAGTTCTGATTCTTCCTGCAGCTCTACGGACATTGTCAATGAG GATGAAAAGAAGCATGTCAAAAAGAAACGGAAGAGAAAGCATAGCACTGTGCGAAAACCCGCCGATGACTCGCAAATAGAAGTTGATTTTGATAGCAAG GAAACcgcaaagaagaaaaagaagattAAGGAGGAATCTGAAAAAGAGCGA GCACagtcaaaaaaaaagaaaaatagtgAAGATAAAGACAAAACTGCT AAATTGAAGAAGAAAAAGCATAAGAAACatggaaaaaagaagaaaaaaagtgtTGGTTTCAGACTTAGAGTCTGCATGAAATGA